A genome region from Verrucomicrobiaceae bacterium includes the following:
- a CDS encoding DUF1592 domain-containing protein: MLRSLHVSFYLFTASSLLAAEHPGAVIYQKLCAECHGDRGQGVEDEYDDPLTGELSLEALAKEIDKTMPEDDPSKCGAEESKLIAAYIYDAFYSPAAQARLNPPQRDLSRLTIEQFRQSVMDVVGRFRMGPGFDRPIGGEQGLKASYRGVELPKPGEKAVDTTPKKGLKKKRPNKTIQRMEPVIAFRWGADSPEKAVLEAEQFQNSFEGSVIAAESGVYEFAVRSENGFRLWINDDDEGDALIDGWVSAGPQVREEKKSIYLVGGRAYRLVLEHFKFKEKTSSIELWWQPPHGTAEPIPAHALRTERPRELMIVSTEFPADDSSSGYPRGTSISKAWDQAVTEAAIATAEHVVENIDELAFTKPGAPDRTEKLRKLAESWVEICTRRPLDDEMRRLFVDSQFQAAKSPETAVKRVVLLALKSPEFLYPGLQGPQKADDHEIASRLALTLWDSIPDKKLAQAAAAQKLHTAEQIRAEAQRMLLDPRTKAKLHGFFHHWLELERAEGTSKDPKVYPDFTPTVLADLRESLLRFLDEVVWSEKSDYRELLQADYLLMNERLGKIYGHPVTGEDFQRVGFDPKQRAGVITHPYLLASLAYTKQSSPIHRGVFLTRNIVGMSLKPPMKAVVFEDSHFNPKLTMREKITELTRSGGCMSCHRMINPLGFSLENFDAVGRWRTKDNNKPVDAVSEFSTHEGKTVRLSGPRDIVNYVAANPSGHRAFIRHLFHHFIKQQPTAYGPKALDELQRSFAANSCHIQKLLIDIALVEALR; the protein is encoded by the coding sequence ATGCTTCGTTCCCTCCACGTTTCCTTTTACCTTTTCACGGCCTCTTCCCTGCTCGCAGCGGAGCATCCTGGAGCGGTGATTTATCAAAAACTCTGCGCGGAGTGCCACGGGGACCGTGGGCAGGGCGTGGAGGACGAGTATGATGACCCCCTGACAGGTGAGCTCTCTCTGGAGGCCCTGGCGAAGGAGATCGACAAGACGATGCCGGAGGATGATCCATCGAAATGCGGTGCTGAGGAGTCCAAACTGATCGCGGCCTACATTTATGATGCCTTTTACTCACCAGCGGCTCAGGCGCGGCTGAATCCGCCGCAGCGGGATCTGAGTAGGCTGACGATCGAGCAGTTTCGCCAGAGTGTTATGGACGTGGTCGGTCGTTTCCGCATGGGGCCGGGTTTTGATCGCCCCATCGGTGGGGAGCAGGGGCTGAAGGCGAGCTATCGCGGTGTGGAGCTGCCAAAGCCCGGTGAGAAGGCGGTGGACACTACGCCGAAGAAAGGCCTCAAAAAGAAACGCCCGAACAAAACGATCCAGAGGATGGAGCCGGTGATCGCCTTCCGCTGGGGGGCAGATAGCCCGGAAAAAGCAGTGCTGGAGGCGGAGCAGTTCCAAAATAGCTTCGAGGGCAGCGTGATCGCCGCTGAGAGCGGAGTGTATGAGTTCGCGGTGCGGTCAGAGAATGGCTTCCGACTGTGGATCAATGATGACGATGAAGGCGATGCCCTCATCGATGGCTGGGTGAGTGCGGGGCCGCAGGTGCGTGAGGAGAAAAAGAGCATCTACCTCGTCGGTGGGCGTGCCTACCGGCTGGTGCTAGAGCATTTTAAGTTCAAAGAAAAGACCAGCTCCATCGAGCTCTGGTGGCAGCCCCCACACGGCACGGCGGAGCCGATCCCGGCGCATGCGCTACGCACAGAGCGGCCGCGTGAGCTCATGATCGTGAGTACGGAATTCCCGGCGGATGATAGCAGCAGCGGATATCCGCGTGGCACTTCCATCTCCAAGGCCTGGGACCAAGCGGTGACGGAGGCCGCCATCGCGACGGCGGAGCATGTGGTGGAAAACATCGACGAACTGGCCTTCACGAAGCCGGGAGCACCTGATCGCACGGAAAAGCTGCGCAAGCTGGCGGAGAGCTGGGTCGAGATCTGCACCCGCAGGCCGCTGGATGACGAAATGCGGCGTTTATTCGTCGATTCGCAGTTTCAGGCCGCAAAGTCGCCCGAGACGGCGGTGAAGCGCGTGGTGCTGCTCGCGCTGAAATCCCCGGAATTCCTCTATCCAGGCCTCCAGGGGCCGCAGAAGGCAGATGATCACGAAATCGCCTCCAGACTGGCTTTGACGTTATGGGACAGCATTCCCGATAAAAAGCTGGCTCAGGCCGCTGCGGCTCAAAAGCTCCATACTGCCGAGCAAATCCGCGCAGAGGCCCAGCGCATGCTGCTGGACCCGCGCACCAAGGCGAAGCTGCATGGCTTTTTCCATCACTGGCTGGAGCTCGAGCGTGCTGAGGGCACGAGCAAAGATCCGAAGGTGTATCCCGACTTCACGCCGACGGTGCTGGCGGATCTGCGTGAGTCGCTGCTGCGATTCCTCGATGAAGTGGTGTGGAGTGAGAAGTCAGACTACCGCGAGCTGCTCCAGGCGGACTACCTGCTGATGAATGAGCGCCTGGGCAAGATTTACGGCCATCCGGTGACGGGCGAGGACTTTCAGCGGGTGGGTTTTGACCCGAAGCAGCGTGCGGGTGTGATCACGCATCCCTACCTGCTAGCCTCACTCGCCTACACAAAGCAGTCGTCACCGATCCACCGGGGTGTCTTCCTCACGCGGAACATCGTGGGCATGTCGCTGAAGCCGCCGATGAAGGCGGTGGTCTTTGAGGACAGCCATTTTAACCCGAAGCTGACGATGCGGGAGAAAATCACCGAGCTCACACGCAGCGGCGGCTGCATGAGCTGCCACCGGATGATCAATCCCCTGGGCTTCAGCCTAGAGAACTTCGACGCGGTGGGCCGCTGGCGCACGAAGGACAACAATAAGCCAGTGGATGCTGTGAGCGAATTCTCCACGCATGAGGGCAAGACCGTGCGCCTGAGTGGCCCGCGTGACATCGTGAACTACGTCGCCGCGAATCCCAGTGGCCACCGTGCCTTCATCCGCCACCTGTTTCATCATTTCATCAAGCAACAACCCACCGCCTATGGCCCGAAGGCGCTCGATGAACTACAGCGCAGCTTCGCCGCGAATAGCTGCCACATTCAGAAGCTGCTGATCGACATCGCGCTGGTGGAAGCACTGCGTTGA
- a CDS encoding 30S ribosomal protein S6 — protein MKRQYEALIVLDTKGKEETVEQLVGTVSKDFEAAGLKVKQIDNLGKRKFPFNPRHVEAGTFINIQCEGEPSSLDAARAKLKLNDNVYQQYYQKKVA, from the coding sequence ATGAAACGCCAATACGAAGCCCTCATCGTCCTCGACACCAAAGGTAAGGAAGAAACCGTCGAGCAACTCGTCGGAACCGTCAGCAAAGACTTCGAAGCCGCAGGCCTCAAAGTGAAGCAGATCGACAACCTCGGTAAGCGCAAATTCCCCTTCAATCCTCGCCACGTCGAAGCCGGCACCTTCATCAACATCCAGTGCGAAGGAGAGCCCTCCTCCCTCGACGCCGCTCGTGCCAAGCTGAAGCTCAACGACAACGTGTACCAGCAGTACTACCAGAAGAAGGTCGCGTAA
- a CDS encoding aminoacyl-tRNA hydrolase has product MIQHVQPRLIVGLGNPGETYRETRHNIGFMVLDELARRLSAAFREEKRWSGLVAKASAGQHLLKPLTFMNDSGRSVQAVGHFYKATPAETLVVYDDVDLPLGTLRFRTSGSAAGHNGIRSLIQSLGTQDFPRLKVGIAPEAGRPVGERMVGHVLGKFRPEEHPALQTIITRATDAILLAIERGLGHAMNAFNRAPDAPAAAAA; this is encoded by the coding sequence CTGATCCAGCACGTTCAGCCACGGCTCATCGTCGGACTCGGAAACCCAGGCGAAACCTATCGCGAAACCCGTCACAACATTGGATTCATGGTGCTGGACGAACTCGCTCGACGCCTCTCTGCCGCTTTCCGCGAGGAAAAGCGCTGGAGCGGACTCGTGGCCAAAGCCAGCGCCGGCCAGCACCTGCTCAAGCCGCTCACCTTCATGAACGACAGCGGGCGCAGCGTCCAGGCTGTAGGCCACTTCTACAAAGCTACGCCAGCAGAGACCCTCGTCGTCTATGATGACGTCGATCTGCCGCTCGGCACCCTGCGCTTCCGCACCAGTGGCAGCGCAGCGGGCCATAATGGCATCCGCTCCCTCATCCAGAGCCTCGGCACCCAGGACTTCCCCCGGCTAAAAGTCGGCATCGCTCCAGAGGCGGGTCGTCCCGTAGGTGAGCGCATGGTCGGCCATGTTTTGGGAAAATTCCGCCCAGAGGAGCATCCAGCGCTGCAAACCATCATCACCCGTGCTACGGATGCCATCCTCCTCGCCATCGAGCGCGGCCTCGGTCATGCCATGAACGCCTTCAACCGTGCTCCAGATGCCCCCGCAGCCGCAGCAGCCTGA
- a CDS encoding 50S ribosomal protein L25 → MAKILDLNAEPRTVVGFRAVKRLRKSGTVPAALYGRKTAPAQLQVHGKTFSKLLESSASDNILVSLKIAGSSADQLALVQEVQHDYLKGGILHIDFHAVAHDEEIHAHVPVVLVGDAAGLKFGGLVEAIHHDLEVRCLPKDLPEGINIDVSALNVNESIHVSEIKLPEGVRTRLAGDVVVVHCSEPKVEAEPEPAAAAAAAGAKPAAGAAAPAAGAKAAAAPAKK, encoded by the coding sequence ATGGCCAAAATCCTCGATCTCAACGCCGAACCCCGCACTGTCGTAGGCTTTCGCGCCGTCAAACGCCTGCGCAAGTCTGGCACCGTCCCCGCTGCCCTCTACGGCCGCAAAACCGCCCCTGCTCAGCTTCAGGTCCACGGCAAGACTTTCTCCAAGCTCCTCGAAAGCTCCGCTTCCGATAACATCCTCGTCTCCCTCAAGATCGCGGGTTCCTCTGCGGACCAGCTCGCCCTTGTGCAGGAAGTGCAGCATGACTACCTCAAAGGCGGCATCCTTCACATCGACTTCCACGCTGTCGCTCATGATGAAGAAATCCACGCCCACGTCCCTGTCGTCCTCGTCGGTGACGCCGCTGGTTTGAAGTTCGGCGGCCTCGTCGAAGCCATCCATCACGATCTCGAAGTCCGCTGCCTCCCGAAAGACCTCCCTGAAGGCATCAACATTGATGTGAGCGCCTTGAACGTGAATGAGTCGATCCACGTCAGTGAAATCAAGCTCCCAGAGGGCGTCCGCACCCGCCTCGCAGGCGATGTCGTCGTCGTCCATTGCAGTGAGCCCAAAGTCGAGGCCGAGCCTGAGCCTGCCGCCGCAGCAGCAGCTGCCGGAGCCAAGCCCGCCGCTGGAGCCGCCGCCCCTGCTGCAGGAGCCAAGGCTGCCGCCGCACCGGCCAAGAAATAA
- a CDS encoding ribose-phosphate pyrophosphokinase: protein MSSQSLKILSGSAHPTLARQIAENLQTQLCAAELTTFPDGETFVQIHENIRGSDIFIVQPTCPPTNQNLMELLIMVDAVRRASAARITAVLPFFGYARQDRKDRPRVPITAKLVANLLVAAGVNRVLTVDLHAGQIQGFFDIPVDHLYAAPVLMKAIRERGIDQNLVVVSPDVGGIKMTHAFAKALKAPMAIVAKNRVSAEEVEAHSVIGDVKGKNVLLVDDLTETAGTLTAAAKLLLEHGAGKIYAGVTHGVLGDKGRARIAASPIVELLATNSTPQATGEKVTALDIAPLLAQAIARIHGNESVTSLFDI, encoded by the coding sequence ATGAGCAGCCAAAGCCTCAAAATCCTCAGTGGTTCCGCACACCCCACCCTCGCGCGGCAGATCGCCGAAAATCTCCAAACCCAGCTCTGTGCGGCTGAATTGACCACTTTCCCGGACGGAGAGACCTTCGTGCAAATCCACGAAAACATCCGTGGCAGTGACATCTTCATCGTCCAGCCCACCTGCCCGCCGACGAACCAGAATCTGATGGAGCTGCTCATCATGGTCGATGCCGTGCGGCGTGCCAGTGCCGCACGCATCACCGCTGTGTTGCCCTTCTTCGGCTACGCACGCCAGGACCGCAAAGACCGCCCCCGCGTGCCCATCACGGCGAAGCTCGTCGCGAATCTACTCGTCGCCGCAGGTGTGAACCGCGTCCTCACCGTCGATCTGCATGCAGGGCAGATTCAGGGCTTCTTTGACATCCCGGTCGATCATCTCTATGCCGCCCCGGTGCTCATGAAGGCCATCCGTGAGCGTGGCATCGACCAAAACCTCGTCGTCGTCTCCCCAGACGTCGGGGGCATCAAAATGACCCACGCCTTTGCCAAGGCGCTGAAGGCCCCCATGGCCATCGTCGCGAAAAATCGCGTCAGCGCAGAGGAAGTGGAGGCCCACAGCGTCATCGGCGACGTGAAGGGCAAAAATGTCCTCCTCGTGGACGACCTCACCGAGACCGCAGGCACGCTCACCGCCGCTGCGAAGCTCCTCCTGGAGCACGGTGCCGGGAAAATCTACGCCGGCGTCACCCACGGCGTCCTGGGGGACAAAGGCCGTGCCCGCATCGCCGCGTCGCCCATCGTCGAGCTCCTGGCGACGAATTCCACCCCCCAGGCCACCGGGGAAAAAGTCACCGCACTGGACATCGCCCCCCTCCTAGCCCAGGCCATCGCCCGCATCCATGGGAACGAGTCCGTGACTTCGCTGTTTGACATCTAG